In Brassica napus cultivar Da-Ae chromosome C2, Da-Ae, whole genome shotgun sequence, the sequence aaaaatgtaattatgaaacttttttttacttataatttatttaactcTTATATTTtcgattattttttgttaatactGTCACCATTTGGATCCTTAGTTCGAGAAAGATAGTGATCAGTGAGCAAAGAGACAAGAAGGGTAAATGAGTGAACGTGGGTGGGGCTCTACGGCTGACGGTGTAGAGGGAATGTGGCCCACTTGAAAAGGAGACGGCAGATTATGAGAGAAACAGAGCGCTAAAGCCACCATCGTGCGACTGTCTCAGCCTCTTTATTTAGAAAAACTTATTTTAACTATTTCACGGGCCCATACCCGATTCCACCTGTTCTCTCGCTATTACAAAGCAGGCAACATTTATTCAATGTGATTTTCTATAAACTAAGCAAAAAATAGTGTTATCACATctgataaatatattaaatattcgAATATACGGTAAGCCCATTTGTTTTCATCTATCGCATTCCATTTCCATCAGGTGATCGATTTTAAGACGATGCAAAGACAATGTTCTCCAACCAACCGACAAACGCTATCGTATACCACTCTAAAAACCAGAATTTCAATTTAATCCGCATTATTGTACAAAACTCTTTTCATGTACGATTAGCTAGTTAGCTTTCATCTAAAAGTTTCCACAAGCAGTAACCCCCATTAGTCAATCCTGTAAACGCGTTTTCATCAATAAAAATTACTACTAAAAGTGCACTAGCTAGATATCTACTTTTGaaagaaaatagatataaaTACTTATGATTTTTTGACTCGTTTGGAAACGTGTGTGCATTAAGCGATTAAGTATGTTAAGAGTGGCATGTGAGCGTGGACCGACTCTTCTGCTTCTTTCCGGTGGAGTTTAGCGTCCACTTGACTCTATCAGTTGACGTCGTCAAACTTCTCAGGCCGTGACGGAGGAAAATCTTGTCTTTCAACTATATTTTAACGGCGGCGAAAACACCATGCACGTGGCCTTCCCATAAAATCCAAAACCACGACCGTCACGTCCGATTTTTGAATCACGTGCCAACATGCATCGAGGCATCGAGCCACTGCCCTCTCTCAGTCTCTCTTAAACTAACCCAAGAAACAAAGAGAAACTTCAGTATGTTAATTAGTAAATGGTAAGTGaaacctccatcttcttctttttttttttgctaaaataatCCAGTCATATTTAATGATCGATTTCGAATTTATTTCCATAGTATCACCACAAATGATTTGAGTTACTATTCTATCCTTAATGGTTTTGacaaacttcaaaaacaaaattcagtTTATGTCGGATCTAACTTTTTCTTCATAATAGAAAAATTAACTCATAGACAATCTGAGTCCAAtacaaaaaaacaatgaaaatatcTAATTGTATGAAAACGTGTTACTGTAAAAAGATTTGAGTCTCAATGATTGTCCACTGCATCATCTCTAGAACTATCATggacatatatatagattaaaaactCTCTTAGgtacacaagaaaaaaaaattggtatcaAATATTAGTTGGGAACTTATTTAAGAGCATTAATAGAAGACAAGGAAGATAAGCTCATCAATGTTTAAGGACCCTCGTGTGTATGCGACTCACATGCGAAGGTCTTCACAGACTTCACTATCTTCACTTTATGCCTATCCTTTTCTAGAAACATTTCTCCACATAACATTGATCCCATAAATTGCAAAATCCATAAACGGGCTTGTACTGAAATTAGGCCCAAATAGTTTTTTTCAAAGAAGATCAAATCCGCCTCTCTTTTAGGGTTCTTGGTGGGCACAAAAAGCATGAGTTACATGCAGAAATTTGTTCCATAGGAGAGATTTATCATTCAAACTTTAGGTTACTGCTTTAgatgagaagagaaagagactTTTTCTTTGAAAGAGAGACTATTTGTTGTACAAATATGCTAGATAACCAATGATATAatagtttctattttattattgattaaattgtggttaggtaaacaattaatgatgtttttgtttagaaattaaatgttttttaatctatgtgcacaatcCTAAAGCGTCATATATAAAATACGGAGGAAGTATGTTTCATGTTTGCAATAAGTTTTCAGAATAGGAAATTTTGAAAGTAACAGCTTTGCGGAGGACAAGGCTACTGAGAAATTAAAACAACATATTGTCATTAATGTTAATAATAATGGCTTTGCTCGAACATTCTAGATAGACATATTACatacatatatttactttaatttataaatattttgtttggtttaaagGAATAAGTTATCAAGCAAACTATGAGGAGCCACCAAACACTAAGATATCATCCTTTCAGTTTATTGTCATCAAAGATGGTATTTATGCTGTCAACCTACTATAATTCGAATTTCTTCTTTTCCAAACTAATGTGTAACATAACCATAGAAAATAAGCAACCAATTTCATTTGATGGTCTAGCTCCCACTTTACGATGTCTTTCACAACACGATTTGGCATTGTGAGTCATCACACCACATCTAAATACATAAGATAAACCCAAACTAAGTTTATGATGTCAAACGgaatactaaaaaaaaactataaacatgAGTACATGTGCTTAACTTGTACATAGCAAAGCAAACTTTTAAAGACATTTTACTCTTGTACATAGCAAAACAAACTCTTAAAAACCTTTTATTTAGCATGCTTAGGTGCATGATTCTTGTCATGATAGCTAATTTCTCCAATCGAATTCCAAACAAGAAACTACAATACCTACAATTGAGAAAACATTAAAGATTTACAAGGAAAGGAACATGCACTAACacaaagagaaagaaaacaaaacttgatccaatggtattttgaatatgacaaagagaaagaaagaaatatgacaaagagaaaggaaaaacaaaacttGATCATGTGATATTCTGAATAAGTTAAAACTCTCTCGGCTTGATGTATCTTCGCTCCACGATCATACCAACACCACTTCTTCAGGTGAACTCTCTCCACAAAAAGAAAGAGTAGGAAGATGATGAATCTCTTCTAACGGATATTTATAAACGAGAGAGCTAAAATCAAATTGAGCAACTATATTAAGCAGATTGAATACTCAAAACAAGAAACATCACCAACACGTTGCTTACTTTGCACAAGCTCCGTTTCTAAACTTTTTTGCGTGGTGGATCTTCGCTTCGCGGTCGTACCACCTCCACTTCTCCTCGCGATCTTTCTCGTCACCACTACAATCcgctgcaaaaaaaaagttatgataGAAACACAAATCTTGTTCCGTAAGTATTAAACGAAACGCTAAGCAAACTAATTActtttttctttcagatttcTCCGTTGATGATTTCATCGTTTTCGATCGTCGCTTCAGAACTCACAAACCCTAGCACCTTTCCTTGCTTGCAGAGAAAGTAAAGTAGATGATCACTTCGCTTGTAACAACGGctctttataacaaaaaaaaagaggttaaaAAAATTCAACGGCTAtaattagtctttttttttcaaacataatttttataattcatttaCTGATATTATGTGCCATTTCTTAGTCTACGTACAATTCATTCTCCATATTTGGTTTTCCAATGATAAAAGTGGGACTTTtctattaaaaacaatttctttattaaataaataaaaacaaaattatttataataattcgGTAACCTTTAGAAAATCTTTAACAAGATTAATATgaaacctgaaaacaaaaaacaagataaatatgatttcaaaaaattaataaaattataagatttttataatttgtcTAAAACACAAATTTGTTTACTCTTAACTTGTAAAGACTACtgaacttgaaaaaaaaaattgtttcttttttacatTTCACACGTTGCATGGGCCTTGTTTTAAGATATGTTGCATGTACTTGTAACCAGTTTTTGGGTAGggcttgcaaaaaaaaaaccttgaaTCCGAAGAAATAAACAGAATCCGATCCAAAAAGTAGTATTGAATCAGAATCAAAATTGTTCAGATATCTGAACgagttcaaaattttattatcaagAGAACCGAAACCAAACTCGATCTGAACCGAAATACTTCGGGCACCCGAATATATCCAAAATTGATTtacatacttaaatatattaaatatttttagatttaatatatataaatatattaaatatataagatgaTTTGAAGTTgttcaaaatatttgaatatttaaaaatatatacaaatagtgcaaagtaaatgtctaaaattactaaacaaaactcagaacacaaaaaaaatatttgaaaatatctgttgattttctatccaaatattcaagtcaaaccaatttatatgttaaacttaagTATTTGGTCAATCCTCTCAAATAgacctttttaattttttgtcacaaaaatagcatttcaaaaataaaatgaccaaaatagctttttttttatttttaaaattttaattttagttcttttatttttaaaattttgaactcatcccaaaacccaaccccttaactctaaatcctaagtcttaaattaattaaccctaagggtataaatgcatatttactCTTCAATTAAACCTCTTTTGGTCGTTTTTCTCCTTggaaatctatttttgtgaaaataaactaaaaagtcTGTCTAAGGGAATTTCTCTAAGTATTTTGGCATATATTTTTTTcgaatttatatgtaatatatttttttatttttagattttgaaaaatttaaagtatatataaatttaaaatttaaaaaataatgtaatcggattatccgaacccgaattaaaattaataaatatccgAATTTGACTGTAATTTTtaatccgaaacccgaataaAACCTAAATCCGAACGCCCATCCCTAGTAAAAAAAACAGAGTCAGCCTTGTTTTCAGCCTTCAAGACTTTGGATTTAGATCCTTGATCACATCCTCCATATCAGAAACAGTAGAGTATAACAGATTTTGCTTTTCTATACTTGCATCAACGGCTGTAAATGCATGTTCTAGTTGAAGATCTGAGTCCCTCAAGTGTGTCACAACCGATGATAACTTTTCTAGAGTGTCTTGGAGCTCCTTTATGCTTTCGTCTAGCTTTTGGTATTTGGATTCTGCTTCCTCAGCCCGTGCTTCAGTATTGGCTAATCAAGCTTGTGCAaggcatatatatacatgtaggTTTCCAAACATCTTCTTTGACATTCCTTTAAAGACTTCCGAAGCGTTCTCTTGGCCAAAGATATATCAAGGCATATATATTCATGTAAGGCATATACATTCATGTAGCCCCACAGTTTGTTTGCATATTGATCTTAGCGCTCAGATCAGCAGACGTTTCATCTGCTGCATTTTTTGCTTTGTATGAATATGAGAATCAGAGCAAGAATGTTGAATTGGCTTAGTTAAGTAAAATAAGAGTTGCAAAGTCAAAACTTCCCCAATCAAAAGGTCCAAAACCAAGGGGGTAACAGATCACTAGGTACAGAGAAACATCAGTTAAGGTCATCAAAAACAAGCAAAACTTAGGGAACAGACGCATTGTAACGTTAAGAATAGACTTGAAAATTGAGCAAACAAACTGTGGGGGGGAGGAATGGCTTCCCCCAAGTCACGTTTACTGTCATCATTTGTTGTCTTCAGATTTGAGCAAAGGACTTGGTGACGACATAACAGTCTCTAGGCTCGATGTTGATGTAATAGTCTGGAATGGTATCTGTGATCTCAAACCCAAACTTCTTGTAGAACTTGATCGCAGCTTCGTTGTTCGTCTGAACATGCAAGTATATCTCAGACACATTTTGCTTGGTGCACATGTCAAGAACATGATTCAATAGCTTTGaacctaaagaaaaaaaaaaacaagttattgAAATAAAGTTTCGCTATAGAAAAGAATGAAACTCTATTTATGAACATGATTCAATAGATTTATGACTTACCAATGCCAATGCCACGGTAGGGTGCAAGAACACCAAGAGTCATTATATACACTCTCATGGTCCCTCCTTTCGTCTCCAGCCGACAAGCAATAGCTCCAACACATATGTCACTGTAATAAGCTgagaagaagcaaaaaaaaaaacatcaatagAGACAAGAGATGCAACTGAATTGGCCAAATCACATAACAGCTCATAAGTAACAACTGTTTAAAAAAGAAGGCAACCAGATTAAATTGAAAAGGCATCTCTTTTATAGAATCTTCTAACTTGTCTACCAAAGCCTAATCACATAACAGCTCATCACTCCCAAAGCAACTAACTCTATTCTATTAAAGGGAAGAGAACATTGATCCATAAAGACAGAAGACGAACCGAGCTTAGTGAATTCGCCGGATGAGATTGCGTCAGCGTAGTACTTGTCGTTGTAGCGAACAGGGAACAGAACAGTGTTGAGTTTCTTCAGCTGCATCATGTTTTTGTCTCTGACTCCATCTAGCGATACGCTGGCTTCTCTCCCAGTTCCCATCGCCGACGCCGGTTGCTCGGAGAATCTAGTAAACTATAGTACGGCGAGAACGAAGGGGAGACAGATCCGGCGTTGTAAGGAcaaagaaggaaacaaaaagtTGAAGGGAGGCTTTTATATAGGAGACTCTGTTCAGTAACGCTATTGGGGGTCTAATAGATACTGGGCCTCAACTAAGCCCACACATCTCCAACCTTCTCTATCTTAGAGAGTTCACTATTGCCATACTTTAAATTGAGGGTGGAAAATAAGAGGGGAGTGTGATCTTCTACTTCTTagattgaaatttgaaatttgaaattagAGGATAATTTTggccaaaaaaaagaaattaggaGTTAAATAAAATTGCGTCTGCCGggagtcgaacccgggtctaTTGCTTGGAAGGCAATTATCCTAACCGTTGGACTACAGACGCTTttgtttggtgtttttatttaactttttttgtcgTGATACTGTTCCGCAAAGACGTCCCTGTCTCATCTTTGGTATTTGCCATAAGATGCACTTTTGAGACTGTAGATTTTTTGGGAGATGCATGAATGACATAAGATAACACTTTTGGCAGGTATGTACTTGACAACATccattaaactttttattatattcttttttcATGCAGTACGAGTAAAATAGCATATTTTGGATAACGTATCATGTAAGAATATCATTTTATCATACTTAAATTTTACTTGGCCGTTCACAAGAAAACTATAGAGAAGTGGATAACATAGGAGCGACAACGTTGTGTTCCTGCATGTTTAGTATAATGCTTTGAAAATGTTGAGTATTATTGGGTACAAAGAAATACGGGTGGACATTGAGCAAATActatcaatatttttaatatttgtgattagTTTTATATGCTATAtgtagatatttaatttttgatttttttgctcCGAAAATACGTATACGAAAAATATAcagatatttcataaatatctgCGGATATATCATCTATTTTGATTGATACAAATAAtcgagaataaaaaaaatacagatttgttcttaatattattttacatgatacataaaataaaataaatagtgaagttatatgttttgtaattttttaaaattagtaagaaaaataaaaagacaaaacttaagaaattttgttttcttgattcaatacttttataagtaataaagtgaacataatttattaaattatatgttaaaataataatctgaatataatttgttaaatcatttattaaatcatattattttcttgttttaactATTGAACGTTTTTTAAGGTAAGgaatataattatttcattGCTGGTTGAGGAAATTGTAAAACAtagttgaaaatatattaagtgaTTTGGTAAAGACTTATCTTAACCAAAACAATGGAAGTATGAACTTATCTGGACTGAGCTAATCAAAACCAAACCTAATTTCTGGAAGAGAAATCAAGCCAAACGAAAGAAAGAGGTTAGCTCTTTTTATTTTCCCGATTAAAAGTATTTTCTTTCATAAAATTTACAAAGTTTTGGTGATTCTTATTCTGGATTTACTAGGGTTCGATCTGGTTCCCAATTGAATCCAAGGCAAAATCAGTTTAATATATCAAGTTTGGAGGGTTAGTTGGTCTAAATATGAGCAGTAATGTGAGCTGAGTGACGTTATCTCAGGAAGATACTGTcattgatttaagaaatatgTAGTACTAGTTACCATGATTTTCAGCTACCATGTATCGAAAATTGCTCTTAAAAATCTCTTTAAATTATGGGTAAATTTATGCGAAATAGctgtatatttaatttaataaactcATACTATCAATAACACATTTCTAGTTTTTCCGTTTTGGAAATGTTCTGTTCAGAAAATTACAAAtgcattatttttatttatcacaCATCTATGGACATGTTATAACTGTGGACTAACGCTATTGGGCCCCAACTAAGCCCACACCGTCCTTTAACCCAATTAAACTTTACAGACGCATTCTTcagcatttttattttctcttagtTGGCAAAGTAAAATATTACGGAATGGTCAAGACAAAGACGTCCATGTCTCATCTTTTGTACTTGACATAAGACTAGATTGTTTTGTACTTGACTTAAGATACACTTTTGAGACTCTAGATTTTACGGGAGGTACTTAACATAAGTACACTTTTGATATGTACTTGACAATATCcattaaactttttattttcttttttcatacaGTACGAATAACATAACATATTTTGGATAAGAGTACCTTACATGATACCATATGTTAAAGGACTTTTTGTTgggaaaattaaaatcatatttccaataatttgttttgaattattGCCAATTATCCTTTTATGTTGTTGTTTCTCCGCTCtttaacatttatttattttttataaaaataaattatctattatttcattgttgGTTGAGGAAATTGTAAAACATAATTGAAAAGATATACTTGGTTAAGAGATTTGGTAAAGACGTATcttattttctttaattaataGCCCAGTtgggtttttaatatataacgaATGGccgaagaaaaaagaagaaaaaccaaACATAATCTCTGGAAGAGAGATCAAAGCTTGTTTACGAGACAGACGAAAGAAAAAGGTTAGCTCTTTTATTTTCCCTATTAAAAAGAAAGGTTAGATCTTTTTCTCATAAAATTTACGAATTATTTTTGTAGATTTGCTAGGATTCGATCTGGTTCCCAATAGAATCCAAGGCAAATTCGAATTTATATATATCGAGTTTGGAGGGGTTGGTTGGTTTAAATATGAGCATTATATGTGAGCTGAGTGACGATTTGCTCGTGAAGATACTGTCATTGATAGAGAATACGAAAGAAGTTGTGGGTACGAGTCTTGTGTCAAAACGATGGCGTTCTCTGTGGAAACTTGTTCCAAGGCTTGACGCGTCAAGTTCAGATTTGATCAACAACTTTCTGATGCTAAGCAAGGCTCCAGTTCTAGAAACACTCAACCTCAGACTCGATGAGAATAGCTATGACCCTGAAGAAAATGAAAGATGGGTTAGTATCGCAGCAGCTAGACAGGTTCGTGATCTCGAGCTTCTTCGTTACGGTTTCCGCCGCACTTCATTGCTGCCGTGTCCTAGGAGTTTATTTACATGTAAAGGACTCGTGGTTTTATGTCTCCAACAAGTGTCGATTTGCGATATTCCTTCGACAGTATTTCTCCAGACACTCAAGACTCTGTCCCTTGTATGTGTCAAATTCGTCTCTAGGGATGGACTCGTTCATAGGCTTTTATCCGCTTGCCCTATCCTCGAAACGCTGACTGTATGTCGATGGTCGGAAGACCGTGTGACAACCTTCGCAATTGCGATCCCGTCATTGCAAAACTTGTACATCATGCAAAGACCAGATAGCGATGGGTTAATATATGACTGCGAGTATGTCGTTAATGCTCCTGCTCTAAAGACCTTGAAAGTTTTGGATAAATTTGGTCACTTCCGTTCATTAGTGAAAATGCCTAAGCTGGTTAAGGCAGAAATCAAGATTAGACAAGAGGACTCCGAGAAGCTTATGGGATGTCTAACTTCAGCCAAACATCTTTCCTTATGTCTTACTTCAGGAGCCACGACGCCAAAATCTTTTGAGTTTCTCTGTCAGGTCGAGTATCTAGAGCTATGCACTAATTGCTCTTCAGATTGGTTGTCTCTTGTACTAAGACATTCCCCTAAACTGCGAGTTTTGAGGTTAAGTCGAGTAAGTTATCTTGCTACATACATAAATAATGcttccattttatttttttttccccatacttatatatatttttgtttttcattttgttgATATCTCAGAAAAACTGCGGCATGTTCAGAGAGTGTGGGCCTCAGTGGGATTTTGAAGCTCAAAGGGGTTTTGAAGTTCAATGGGAGAAACCGTGTTGTGTTCCTGAATGTTTGGTGTCTAGTCTCGAAATTGTTGAGTGGATTGGGTACAGAGGAACAGAAGCAGAGAAAGAAGCGGCGATTTACATTTTAGACAAGTCAAAACACCTAAAGAAGATGACATTATACCGAAAAATCACCAATTTGAGGGAGAAATACCGTACACTGATAGACTTGATGTCCAGGATGAGTTGTGGTTGCACATGTCGGCTTGAGTTTGTGCGCTTGTGATTGGTTTCTTTCACTTCTTGCTTTTTAATTCTTCTTATGTCTATGTCTTATCTCAAACTTTGTATTGTGATAACCAATCTCTGTATTTTATGGTTTGTTTTGGATATTTAATTGGATTTTTCTTTCAGCTAAACGAGTCGCATCACATTTCTCAGGATGAAACTGAGCATTGCGTTCTTCTGATTAAACTAAAGCATAACCAAGCACGGTGATCAAATCCTTAGTATCAGACATTCTCTTGTAAAACAAATATAgtcaaaaacaataataatatgaCACATGTTTCCTGCCTGAATTATTGTGTTATTCTTTTCTGATTTACAATGCTATTAGTCATTTACAATGCAAGTGATGACCCCATTAACAAATCTCAAAATGGCAACatagagaggaagaagatagTGCAAATAGGCTGAGTTAAGATGGTGATGAAGCAACCAGGATCTGACAAAGAAGGCTTGTTTGTCTACTTGTTGTACCTCTTGGATGGCCTTTTTGTTGCTTTTGGTTTGATGACTCTCGGTTCTCGCCCATAGTCTTCCATATCCAGGACATCATCTAAATTGACCCTTGGGCACAGGTCACAGATACCGGTTACTCCTGGCTTTGTATCAAACTTGACCAACACTGTATCAGACTTGACCACTTGCTCTACTGTAGCAGAATAGCTTCTTGAGAGAACGAGACTTGAGGCAGCTTCGGAAGTGTAGAACCGGAGGCGATGCTCCTCAACGCCAAAGTATTCAGCCACATCATCCTATAAAACAAAAcgatgggtttttttttttgctcattaAGATACGGATCTCAGTAATAAAGAACACGAAGAAGTATAACGTACGTGTACCTTAAAGCTTTCAAAGGTAGCTTCTTTATGGGTTTTGAATGTGCAACTTTTATCATGATCGCTATCAACACAAACCTTGATCATCATAAGTGATGCCTCGTCCATTTCGTTTTCCTTCAGATTCACCTGCcaatttaaaaaacatatctATCTATCATAACCTTAGCTATACAAGCATATCATCAAATTCAAGAAAAGGGCCAGAGAGTTAATACTGTGTTTTTGTCGACTCCTCCGACGAAATTGTCCAAAGCTTCGTAAACATCTTTACAATTTTGAAGATCAAGTTCCAAGAACATAAATTTGATTAGACTCTCGTTCTCATCCTTCCCATGAATCACGTAGCTACCCTCAAACACCTGTTCTTCTGTTTTCTGGATCATTGCGCCCAGGCAGCATTTCGCTTGGTTATCCATACCTATACACATTATCAAAGAAGATTGATACtacttagcaaaaaaaagaaactttgcCATGATCAAATCCAAACTGAAACAATCTTTCAGAAAGAATCGCGTAACCTAACTTGATCTACACGTAAACCTAACTAACCAACTAAAGAAAAGATCGTAACTTTCTCTTTCGCTATGATCAGTTCGTCAAGAAGAATCAAAGAAATTGCATTTAGTTACCGGTTTTGTTGTTAGCGATGTCAGAAACCCAGCTTCTGTAAGACTTCGAGTTCGAGAGGAAGAGAGCGAAGAAGAAACGAAAGTGCTTCGAGTTGCGAGAGGAAGAGAGCGAACAAGAAAAGAAAGTGAGGTGTTCAAACTCTGTTTTATAATCTCTTAAGGGGTACTGTTGTAATCTCCTATTGGCTACCGTTGTTCACCCGTCAACTTCTtccccttttctatttttcactaggattttgttatattttatttttgtcgaaaatgattatttttcttttgtagcCATTTCTTGCAATGCGTTcagaaaattttgataatttttagacatttttcgggaatattattattaaataggGGAATATAATCATATAAgtcccctttttattttattttttgaacaactaTCATATAAGTCCCTAACAAACTGAAATTAGCAGAAAGCatagtttatattattaattgaaCCCACGGGAGAACGCTGAACCGGGGGTATCAGAAATATCCGCTTTGGAGAATTTTACTGGACCGGTTGTTCACACCAATGGCAGTGCATACATTTCCGGTTTGGAGTTTGCAAACCTGAAGGTTTTGGTGGTTGGCTGTAGATATTCCGGTATTAAGATGTGCTTGAATCTTTGTACATACAATGATCTGCCTCATATGGTCGTTAGAAACTCTGTAATTAATTAACTGTGTTTAGAGGTTGCTCATTATCAAAGTTCACTATCATGATTATGCTGAGAATTTAATATTTCGacccaaaaaacaaaaagaagactATGCTGAGCTGATCTGGTTTAATTAACTATTATAATGACGCACGTGCATGTATTACCAAGACACTGTTTTGGTCTATCGAGTTTTGGAATAACAAATGACACTACTAAAACTGGTGGACAGTTTGCTTGTGCTTCTTGCTAATTCTACGCTGGACAATACCGACCGGCTAGGCCTCCGAGGACCTAAAACCGGACCAATTCAGCTTAAGAACGCCACCTGAAAAACTCCGGTTCTTGATGTAGGCGCCATATCTTTGATACAATCCGGTCAATTAGAGTAAGTTCATAATTCTAGttttttgttacataaaaaaattagtctTCTATAGCTAAACAGATTAGAGTCTAGAGATATGAAGTGAAGTGAAGTAAACGTAGCATCCTGGTAACAGACCTGGGTTAGAACAAAATGGGCCTTT encodes:
- the LOC125581403 gene encoding N-alpha-acetyltransferase 50-like, giving the protein MGTGREASVSLDGVRDKNMMQLKKLNTVLFPVRYNDKYYADAISSGEFTKLAYYSDICVGAIACRLETKGGTMRVYIMTLGVLAPYRGIGIGSKLLNHVLDMCTKQNVSEIYLHVQTNNEAAIKFYKKFGFEITDTIPDYYINIEPRDCYVVTKSFAQI
- the LOC111204493 gene encoding putative FBD-associated F-box protein At5g56440, whose protein sequence is MSIICELSDDLLVKILSLIENTKEVVGTSLVSKRWRSLWKLVPRLDASSSDLINNFLMLSKAPVLETLNLRLDENSYDPEENERWVSIAAARQVRDLELLRYGFRRTSLLPCPRSLFTCKGLVVLCLQQVSICDIPSTVFLQTLKTLSLVCVKFVSRDGLVHRLLSACPILETLTVCRWSEDRVTTFAIAIPSLQNLYIMQRPDSDGLIYDCEYVVNAPALKTLKVLDKFGHFRSLVKMPKLVKAEIKIRQEDSEKLMGCLTSAKHLSLCLTSGATTPKSFEFLCQVEYLELCTNCSSDWLSLVLRHSPKLRVLRLSRKNCGMFRECGPQWDFEAQRGFEVQWEKPCCVPECLVSSLEIVEWIGYRGTEAEKEAAIYILDKSKHLKKMTLYRKITNLREKYRTLIDLMSRMSCGCTCRLEFVRL
- the LOC111204494 gene encoding uncharacterized protein LOC111204494, whose protein sequence is MDNQAKCCLGAMIQKTEEQVFEGSYVIHGKDENESLIKFMFLELDLQNCKDVYEALDNFVGGVDKNTVNLKENEMDEASLMMIKVCVDSDHDKSCTFKTHKEATFESFKDDVAEYFGVEEHRLRFYTSEAASSLVLSRSYSATVEQVVKSDTVLVKFDTKPGVTGICDLCPRVNLDDVLDMEDYGREPRVIKPKATKRPSKRYNK